In one Nicotiana tomentosiformis chromosome 6, ASM39032v3, whole genome shotgun sequence genomic region, the following are encoded:
- the LOC104092576 gene encoding uncharacterized protein produces the protein MSFMEGEKVLLRVSPMKGIKRFGRKSKLSTRYIGSFEVLERVGKVAYRIAWPPSLAGVHPVFHVSMLRKYHEDQWHVLDFSSVQLDENLDYEERPVAILDRQVRKLRSKDIASVKVGGVNRLRKQLGRLSMICGIDILIFFSISGTILNLL, from the coding sequence ATGTCTTTCATGgaaggtgagaaggttcttcttagagtttcgcctatgaaaggcaTAAAGAGATTTGGGAGGAAGAGCAAGTTGAGCACTCGGTATATTGGTTCATTTGAGGTTTTGGAGAGAGTTGGTAAGGTGGCTTATAGAATTGCCTGGCCACCTAGTTtggcaggagttcatccagtgtttcatgtttccatgcttcggaagtaccatgAAGATCAGTggcatgtgttggatttcagttcGGTGCAGTTGGATGAGAATCTGGATTATGAAGAAAGGCCAGTGGCcatcttggataggcaggttcgaaagttgagatctaaagatattgcatcagtaaaggttgGAGGGGTAAACCGGttgaggaagcaacttgggagactgagcatgatatgtggaatagatatcctcatcttttttaGCATTTCAGGTACGATTCTAAACCTGTTGTag